A single region of the Solwaraspora sp. WMMD406 genome encodes:
- the aceB gene encoding malate synthase A — protein MPPTQAEPAPAVDHVGEVLTADAIAFLTDLHQRFAARRADLLAARGRRRAEIARTGRLDFRADTADIRTGDWTVPPPPPDLTDRRVEITGPTDRKMTINALNSGAKVWLADLEDANTPHWANVIGGQRNLYEAVRRTIELPTDAKTYRLGPGPYPTIVVRPRGWHLDERHLTVDGQPAVGALVDAGLHLFHNAAELLRRGSGPYLYLPKLESHEEAALWHDVFVHIEQTLGLPTGAIRVTVLIETITAAFEMDEILWALRPYATGLNAGRWDYLFSIIKNFRDAGGSYVLPDRSAVTMTAPFMRAYTELLVATCHRRGAMAIGGMSAFIPNRRDADVTARAIDQVRADKQREAGDGFDGSWVAHPGLVPVCREVFDEVLGDRPHQLDRRRPEVAVTSDQLLDVAATGGTVTEAGLRGNVSVALRYLEAWLRGNGAVAIDNLMEDAATAEISRSQIWQWIHNGVRLPDGTPVTADLVRRIGETELARIRDGMAAAQWPASRFPEARELFEQVALGDDFVDFLTLPAYRLID, from the coding sequence ATGCCCCCAACCCAGGCCGAACCGGCGCCGGCCGTGGATCACGTCGGCGAGGTGCTCACCGCCGACGCGATCGCGTTCCTTACCGACCTGCACCAGCGGTTCGCGGCCCGGCGCGCGGACCTGCTCGCCGCCCGGGGCCGCCGCCGGGCGGAGATCGCCCGCACCGGACGGCTGGACTTCCGGGCCGACACCGCCGACATCCGTACCGGCGACTGGACCGTGCCGCCGCCACCGCCGGACCTGACCGACCGGCGGGTCGAGATCACCGGACCGACCGACCGGAAGATGACCATCAACGCGCTCAACTCCGGGGCCAAGGTGTGGCTGGCCGACCTGGAGGACGCCAACACCCCGCACTGGGCGAACGTGATCGGCGGCCAACGCAACCTGTACGAGGCGGTCCGGCGCACCATCGAACTGCCCACCGACGCCAAGACCTACCGGCTCGGCCCGGGACCGTACCCGACCATCGTGGTCCGCCCCCGTGGCTGGCACCTCGACGAACGGCACCTGACCGTCGACGGCCAGCCGGCGGTCGGCGCGCTTGTCGACGCCGGTCTGCACCTGTTCCACAACGCCGCCGAGCTGCTGCGCCGGGGCAGCGGGCCCTACCTCTACCTGCCGAAGCTGGAAAGCCACGAGGAAGCGGCGCTGTGGCACGACGTGTTCGTCCACATCGAGCAGACCCTCGGCCTGCCGACCGGTGCCATCCGGGTCACCGTCCTGATCGAGACGATCACCGCCGCGTTCGAGATGGACGAGATCCTGTGGGCGCTGCGCCCGTACGCCACCGGACTCAACGCCGGCCGCTGGGACTACCTGTTCAGCATCATCAAGAACTTCCGCGACGCCGGCGGGTCGTATGTCCTGCCGGACCGTTCGGCGGTGACCATGACGGCACCGTTCATGCGGGCGTACACCGAACTGCTCGTCGCCACCTGCCACCGGCGCGGCGCGATGGCGATCGGCGGAATGTCGGCCTTCATCCCCAACCGGCGCGACGCCGACGTCACCGCCCGCGCCATCGACCAGGTCCGGGCCGACAAACAGCGGGAAGCCGGCGACGGCTTCGACGGGTCCTGGGTGGCCCACCCCGGCCTGGTGCCGGTCTGCCGCGAGGTGTTCGACGAGGTCCTCGGCGACCGGCCGCACCAACTCGACCGGCGACGCCCGGAGGTGGCCGTCACCAGCGACCAGCTGCTCGACGTCGCCGCCACCGGCGGCACCGTCACCGAAGCCGGGCTCCGTGGCAACGTCTCGGTCGCGCTGCGCTACCTGGAGGCGTGGCTGCGCGGTAACGGCGCGGTCGCGATCGACAACCTGATGGAGGACGCGGCGACCGCCGAGATCTCCCGCTCGCAGATCTGGCAGTGGATCCACAACGGTGTCCGACTGCCCGACGGCACCCCGGTCACCGCCGACCTGGTCCGCCGGATCGGCGAGACCGAGCTGGCCCGGATCCGCGAC